The Mycolicibacterium mucogenicum DSM 44124 genomic sequence CGGCCGGAGCTTGCGGCAGCGATCGTTGATCCCGGCGGTGACGGCCTTGGCCCGATCCATGGACAGGAAGCGGTGCTCGATGTACCACGCCTTGTCCTCTTCGATCACCGACAGCGCATACAGGTCGCACAGGAGGCCGAAGATCTCGCGAGCCTCGGGATCTGTGCACGCGTCGATGCCGGCGGCGAACGACTCGAACACGATGCGATCGATGTGCGCCGACGCCGCATGCAGCACATGGTCCTGCACCGAGTTGAACGCCTCGAAGGGGCTCATCTCCTTGGAGTTGGCCTGGAGGCGGCGGGCCACGGTCGACAGCAGGTAGTCGGCCCGGTCCTCGAACATCTTCGCCTGCGTGCCGCGGTTGAAGAGGCTGCCCTCTTCCTCGTTGTCCTGCCGAGTGTCGAGCAGGTTCTGCAGGATGGTCTCGGTTCCGGTGCTCCGGCGCACGCGCTCCCGGGCGGTGCTGGTCGCGAACTTCACCCACTCGAACGGGCTCATGCCCTTGATGTCGTCGGCGTACTCGGTGAGCAGGTGCTTGGCCACCAACTGGGTCAAGACGTGGTTGTCGCCTTCGAAGGTCGTGAACACATCGGTGTCGGCCTTTAGCGCGATGAGCCGGTTCTCCGCCAGATAACCCGCACCGCCGCAGGCCTCGCGGCATTCCTGGATCGCCTTGGTCGCGTGCCAGGTCGCTGCGGCTTTCAGGCCCGCGGCCCGCGCCTCCAGTTCCCGCTGCACCTCACCGTCCGGTTCGTCGACCTCGGTCAGATCGTGCAGGTCCGACACCAACTCGTTCTGCGCGAACTGCAGCGCGTACGACTTCGCGATCAGCGGCAGCAGCCGGCGCTGGTGCACCAGGTAGTCCATGATGAGGACTTCGTCGTCGGTCTTCGGCGCCTCGAACTGCCTGCGCTGCAACGCATACCGGGTCGCGATGTCCAATGCGACGCGGGCGGCGGCCGCGGCGCTGCCGCCCACCGTCACGCGGCCGCGGATCAGCGTGCCCAGCATCGTGAAGAACCGCCGGTTCGGGTTGTCGATCGGAGACGAGTACGTCCCGTCCTCGGCGACGTCGCCGTAGCGGTTGAGCAGGTTCTCCCGCGGGATCCGCACGTGGTCGAACTGGATGCGACCGTTGTCGACGCCGGGCAGTCCGCCCTTGTAGTGACAGTCCGAGGTACGGATGCCGGGCAGGTCGTTGCCGTACTCGTCGCGCAGCGGCACCACGAAGCAGTGCACACCGTGGTTCTCACCCTTGGTGATCAGCTGCGCGAAAACCGCTGACACCTGGGCTGATTCGGCCGCGCCACCGATGTAGTCCTTACGCGAGGTGGGGGTCGGCGAATCGATGACGAACTCCCCGGTCGCCGGGTCGTACGTGGCGGTCGTCTCCAGCGACTGCACGTCGCTGCCATGCCCCGTCTCGGTCATGCCGAAACAGCCGACGAGGTCCAGGTCGATGGCCTTGCGCACGTACGCCTCATGGTGGCGTTCCGTGCCCAGGTTGTCGATCGCGCCGCCGAACAGGCCCCACTGCACACCGGCCTTGACCATCAGCGACAGGTCGCTCATGGCCAGCATCTCGATACGGGCGATGGTGGCGCCCGCATCGCCGTTGCCACCATGCCCCTTCGCGAAAGCGTCCTCGGCGGCGCCGCGCGACGCCATGTACTTCATCTGCTCGGTGACCTTGGCCCGGGCCACCGCGGTGTCCGGGGTGTAGTGGGGCTTGAACAGCTCCGCGGAAAGCTCTTCGCGAATACGGTCTTTCACGTCGCGCCAACGCCCGTCCAGGGCGTAACGGAGATGTTCGGCGGTCGTCGTCACAAAGAGTCCCCTCCATCGCACGGTCGCGGTGACGACCGCATGGTCCATCTAGCGTTCGATGCTGATGCCGTACAGATCAATGCTGTGCGGCAGTGACTTCTGTGGGTTCAGCGTAGCGCCGCGCAGCACTGGGCCGGACTCGTTCAGTACGTGCGCCAGGAAGGCCTGCCCGAGGAACACCGACAGGCCGGCGCCCGGGCAGCCCTGCGGGCCGTGGCTGAAGAAGTTGTACGACCAGTCACTGCCGGCGTCCCCGCTGACCCACTCACCCGGCGAGAATCGGTCGGCGTAGGGGATCCGGTCACGGTTCCGGTGATTGAACACGTTGTAGATGAGGACCTGCTTGCCTTCGGGCAGCACTGCGCCACTGGGAAACTCGATGTCCCGGGTCGCGACGCGGCCGAACAGCCCCGTCGTCGGCCACAACCGCATGGTGTCGAGCAGGCACCCGCCGAGGTACTTCAGCGAGGCGATGCCCTGCCCCGAGTTGATGTCGGCCGATGCCAGCTCCGCACGGACCTCACGCAGGTTCTCCGAGTGGGTGGACAACACCGCGAGGGTGCGGAACGCGTTGGCCGCCAAGGTGTCCCCCATCGCGAACAGCCAATGGATCACCTGGCTCGCGGGGCTCGCCGTCTCCGGGGGCGTCGTCTCGGCGATCAGCGCGGCCAGACTGCCCGGCTCAGGATCCTTCAGGTAGGACTCGATGTGCCCGACGAACTCCGGGTAGCCGGGCGCCGGCTCACCGGGCATCCCGTTGCCCGCGGACATCAGTTCGCTGAGCTGGGAGGTGAGCCGGGCGTCGTCGGCGGCCTTGTCGCCGAAGACCACGCTGCGGGTCAACCGCTGGAATGCCGCGTTCCACTCCGCCCACTTCAGCTCTCCGGAGCCCAGGCCTTCGACGGTCCGCCCGACCTTCTCGACGAATGCCTGCGCCAACCGGTGCACCGGATGGCCGGTGTCCAGCACCGCCTCGGCGAACCGCCGGCGGTCCTCCCACGGCTGCCCGCGCGAGATCGTCAGCGCGTCCGGCTGGAATGCCGCCATGCCTTCTCTCTTGGGCTTGGGGTCGGACGCGAACGGGTCGGGCGACCCGCCCAGCACGAACTTCAGATCGTCGGGATGGTGCACCAGCAGCGCCTCGTCGGCGACGACCCGGACGTAGAACGGGCCGGGCCCGTAGCTGCGCACCATGCCCTCGACCAGCTGGTATCCCAGATAGTCCGAGCCGAGCCCAGATGCGATGCGCGTGGGCAACTCTCGCTTGTTGAACAGTCCCAGAAGGACATTCGGAACGCCGATCTGGGCGGTGAACCGCACCCCTTCGACGATGGACGCGTGCGGGAAATCCTCGGCCATCGTCCGTCAGCCCCAGGGCAGGTAGGCGCGGACGGAGTCGGCCAGCTGCACCACCGGGTTCTTCTTCCCCGGCACCGGTGCACCCAGCTTCGGCCACGGTGCGAACACCCGCTCGACGTCGCCGATCACCGGCTCCAGCTCCGGGTAGTGCCGCAGCATCACGTCTTTCATGGTGTTGTTGTTCACCCAATCGAACCCGACCTGCGTGTACACCTCGGGTTTGAAGTCGTTGGTGAAGAAGCGGTCGCTCTTGAGCCGGCGCGACGCCATCAGGATGAAGATCCGGAAAGCGGTGTCCGAGAAGCCGAATCCCTTCGGCGGCTGCTCGGCCTGCATGCCGATCTGCAGGTCGACGGCGTCGACGTCACCGTTGTAGACCTCGTTGATCTCACGCGCCCACTGCTTGTTCGGCGTGATGTCATCGATCGTCTTGCGCCGCGGCATCCGCAGTGCTTCGCGGAAGTCGTTGTAGCGCGGCACACCTCGCTCCCGGTCGCGCACGATGTCGAGCGTGGCGAGGTCGGTGATCTGGCCGTCGACGCGGGTGAGGTTGCGTAGCGCATTCGGGTAGTTGTGCAGACACACCGCGCCGGCGCTGGCCAGCCCGAAGGAGTACCACATGTCGCCCATCTGGATTTTGTCCATGAAGCCACGTGTGTGCGCGCCCTGCAGCTGGGTGAAGTCCGCCTTGACGAGGTGCTCACCGGACTCCAGGGAGAAGAAGTTCCAGTCGTCCGGGATCAGCGGGTGCATACGGTAGACCGAGACGAACTCCTCGGTCAGCGAGAACGGCGCGGCGTGGTGATCAGTCGGTGAGCCGATGATGCCCGAGATCGCCTCGTTGTCACTGATCCGGCCGAACTTCTCCTGGAACGTCTCCCCCAGTGCGCCATACCAGTTCGCGTTCATGCCGATCTGCAGCGCCGGGTGACGCAGCACGCACGGCGTCCACTCGACGGTGTGAATCTTGGCGATCAGCGCCGAGACGACCAGCACGCCGATCTCGAAGAGACGCTGATCATCGAAGCTCGGGTAGGCCTTCTTCAGTGCGTCGCAGACCGCGTTGTGCTCGCGCGCGAACATGGTGTGCAGCAGACCGGTGCCGACCCAGTAGTTCTCCTGCATGCCGGTCAGGTCGATGCCCTTGATGTCGCTCTCGGGCAGACGACCGTTCGGGTCGACCTTCACCTTGCCGTCGACGAAGGTGCGGACCTGCGACTGGCGCTCCTTGCCACTACCGTAGACCTGCGAACCGTCCCACCAGTGCGTCTCCGCGTTCGCGAAAACCGGTGCGGGACAACCGTCGGCGATCTCACCCCGCAGCGGGATGGTGCACCGGATCTTCATCGGGTTCTCGGGGAAATGATCATCGGCACTCAGCGGGATGTCGATGGTCTTGTCGGGCACACCGTCGCCGTGGAAGAACCAGTTGTGGTTCTCGAACTGCAGCCACGCCGCGGCCAGCGCGTTGATGATGCCGGCGGGCTTGAAGTCGTCGCGGGCCATGAGCTTGCGGCTGATGACGCGCGGGTCCGGCTTGAGGAGGCGCTTGACGTCGGTAACCGTCATCGACAGCGGGACGTTGCGCCCGAAGCCGGTGCCCTTGGCACCCATGTGCGGGTCTTGGAGATCGTTCCAGGTGCCATCAGGCTGACGGGCCCGGCGCACCTCGTCATTGGGCTGGCCCAGGTCATCGGACGGCCGCATGCCGTACGCCTCGTAGAGGTTGTGCTCGCGCAGTTCGTCGCGGGTCTTCGCCAACGCGTTCAACTGCAGGAGAAGAGAGGGATATTCGTGCCACTGGGACGGAATCATGTTGTCGCCATTTCTTTTTCGAAGTTTGTCGGTGGTCGTCGGATGATCTGGGATCCGTCAGCGAGGCGTGCGCAGCGCGAAATATCCAATCTTGCTGAACCGGTCGGAACCGGTGTTGAACAGAATCTTGCCGAGGTAGACGCCGGGTACCAGCTCCACCAACTCGTCGCGGATGCTGCGGATCACCAGCCGCGGATTGGATTCCACGTTGGCGTAATCGATGACCATCACCTGACGGTCGGGGTCGTCCTTGCCGGCTTCGACGTACGTGGCGAAATCGAAGGCGAGTTTGCCCGATTCGGCGTCACGCATCGAGTACAGCGGCCACAGTAATTTGCCGACCAGGCCGGTGCTGCGCGTCAGCCGATTGTCCCCGGTCCCGCTATCGGAGTCGAAGCGTTTGCCCTGCCAGGGCATCCACAGGGCGGTGACGGCCCGGGTCACCGTGTCCAGCGCGGGGTTCGTCGTCGTCATGACCAGGATGCCCTCGGTCGGACCGTCCAGGTCGACAGGTGGCGCACCCAGCCGGAAAAGGTCGTTGAGCTGCGTCTCGGCCGCGTCGGCGTCGTTGTCGGCCAAGGCGGAGAGTTCGACGATCCAGCTCCACGCCGAGTCGACCGCCCCCGGCTGACCCTCCGCCACCGATTTGCGCAACCACTCCAACCTGTCGTCCGCAGCAGAATCCGCGGTGGTTCCTTGTTCGCTCATCGGCACCATTTCCGTTGAATTTCGAGTACCCGCGGAGCATGATAGTGATCTGCGCCACTCTTCGCGGGCATTTCAAGACGATCGTCCAAACTTTGCCGGCGCGAGCAGAAGTGCCTGATCAGAGGAATAGACTTAGAATTTCCCGCCAGTTCACTGCCACCTCATCTGCCACTGGAGACCTGTGGATACCGCCTCGAGCCGCGTTGCAGGCCGGTTGTCGGGTCCGCGCGGGCAAAAGTTCGCTGCACGCCGTCAGGCACTGGCCGCCCAGGCCACCAGTGGGCTTGCTGAACTGGGCTTCGCACGGGCCAGCATGCGCGAGCTCGCCCAGCACTGCGAGATATCGCTCGGCGTTCTGCACTACTACTTCGACGACAAGGACGACCTCGTCATGTGCTGCGTGCGGCAGTACAAGGACCACTTCATCGACCGCTACAACTCCATCGTCATCGACGGCAGCTCCGGGCCGGAGCTCAAGACCCGCATCAGCGGCGCGCTGAGCAATTCTCTGCGCGAGTCGGCCGTCATGCACCGGCTCTGGTACGACCTGCGCACGCAGGCGCTCTTCGACGACCGTTTCGCCGTGAGCATCAACGAGATCGACGACAGCCTCGCCGCGCTGACCTGGAAGGCCGTGATCGCCTACGCCGAGCTCACCGAGTCCGCTGTCATCGTCACGCCCGCCATCGTCTACGCGACGGCCGACGGCCTCTTCCACCGCGCGCTACGCGACCTGATCACCGGAAACACCGAGGCGCCACAACGACTCGCACACGAAATCGAGGCAGCGCTGGACGATTTCGTCGGGCCGCCGGCCTGAGCATCCGCCCACAGTCGATCGCAACGCCCTACCCTGGTCGGACGTCAAGATCAGCCCTGGGCGCGATGTACACCGGGCGGCCGCTTCGTAGCGTCGATGCCATGACACACGCACACGTCCCAACCCCCGCAGAAATGCTGCGGGATTGGCTGCGCCACAGCGCTCAGCAGTTCGCCGACGCGGTCACCGCAGCCGGCACGTGGATTCAGAGCCGCACACATTGGCCTGAACATCGGGCCGACTACTACCCACCACGGCGTGAAGAATCCTTCGAGGAAGCCGCCATGGCACGCGAGATGTACCGGCTCTGAAGCATTTTCGCCGCTACCCCACACCGCGATCGCCACGTTTGGCGAACTCGGCCGGCGAGCATCCGACCACGCGCGCGAATGCCGCGCTGAAGGCGCTTGCCGAGCTGTAGCCGACCTTGCCGGCAATCGCCGACAGCGCGGGCCGCTCGCCCAGCAGCAATTCCTTGGCCCGTGCGACCCGCCATTCCGTGAGGTACTGCATCGGCGGGATGCCGACAGTACGCGAGAACCGCTCGGCGAAGACGGCCCGGGACATCCCCGCCGTGCGCGCCAGTTTCTCCACCGTCCACTGCCCGGCCAGATCGGCGTGCAACGCCCGCAGAACCCCCGACAACGCCGGATCAGCCAGTCCCCCAAGCAATCCCTGCTCGACCGACGCGTGGTCGGTCTCGAACCGCCACGCCTCGATGAGCAGCACCTCGACCAGGCGCTCGAGGATGAGGTCCCGGCACCGGTTGTGCGCGCCGGCCTCCTCGGCGATCAGCTCCACGATGCGGCCGAGGCGGGACGCACCCGGTTCGCCGCGCCGGATGAGAATCGCCGGCGGCAACAGCCGGGCAACCAGTTCCGCGTTCGCCCGATCGAACTGGAAGTACCCACCCAGCATCCGCATTGTCGGCGCACTGTCGCCGTAGGCGGCGTCACCGTCGATGTCGATCGGCGCATCCGCCGGCGGCAGTGCCGGATCGCTCGCCAACACGAAGCTCGGCGTCTCCGGCAGGAGCAGGAAGTCACCTTCGCGGAGCTCGATCGCGTCGCCGCCTTCCGGAAGAAACCAGCATGCGCCTTCGAGCATCACGCAGAAAGACGGATCGGTATACCGCGACTTGCGGATGCTCCAGTGACCGCCACCGGCCACGATCTTGGACCGCACCGCCCGGGACTGCAACAGCGCGACGATGAAATCGAGCGGGTCCGTTGCCATTTCGACACGGTACCCGCGACCGCACGAGTACGTGTCTATTCGCTCTGCGCGGCGACGAGGGCCAGCGCGTCCGGGCCCGCCGCGAACCGCAGCCGGCCCGACGTATCGGTCGCGGCCTGGTAGACGACCTCGGCAACGTCGGACGCCGTCGTGAACACGTCGACGTCGCCGAATGCGGCCATCACCGGACCCGCGAACTCCTCGTACTCCGGCGGCAGCAGACCGTCCATCCGGGAGGCGCCGTTGGCGGTGAAGTTGGTGCCCGGTCCGTAGCCCGGCTCGACAAGTTTGGCGGCCACTCCGAAGAATTCGAGCTCCAATGCCAGCGAGCCGGTGAACCCCTCGATCGCCGCCTTGCTCGCGGTGTACACCGCCGCCAGCGGCATCGGCGCCAACGTCGTGCTGGAGGTCACGTTCACGATGACGCCGGACCGCCGTTCACGGAACTGCCGGACCACGGCCTGCGTCATGGCGATGACGCCAAAGGTGTTGGTCTCGAATACCTCCCGGGTCGTCGCCATCGGGGTGGCCTCGAACGCGCCCACCACCCCGACGCCGGCGTTGTTGACCAGCACGTCGATCGGGCCGGCGGCCGCGATGGCGCCGGCGATGCTCTGCGGATCGGTGACGTCAAGCGCCAGCACCCTGATTCGGTCCGAGTCCGGAAGTAGTTCGGGCCGTGGCGTTCTCATGGTCGCGACGACATTCCAGCCTTGCGCATGGAAGTGTCGGGCAATCTCCAGCCCGTAGCCCGACGAACAACCCGTGATCATCACTGTCTTCATAACTCAAAACGTAGGGTCACCGAACGCGACGATCAATGCGCTTTCGTCTGAGATCCATGCGTGATCGTCTTGGCAACCTCGTGCGCGGCACGGTTGCCGGCCTCGATGGCCCCTTCGATGTAGCCGGCGTGCTCGGTAGCCGTCTCCGTTCCGGCCCAGTGAATCCGTCCGGTGGGTGTCGACGCCACGGGGTAGAAGCCGTCTCGGGTGCCCGGCACCGGCAGCACGGAGTAGCCACCACCGGCGAACACGTCTCGGTGCCAGGACTTTTCGTGCCAACTCGCCGGCCGCTCGACGTCGTCCCCGAGGTGCTGAACCAGCTGGCGCAGCAGCAAGGCGCGCCGGCTGTCGGCATCCAGGTCGTCGAGGGCGCGGGCCGCGGGACCGCCGACCAGCATGCACAGATGGCCGGGACCGACCGGCGGCGAGGTATCGAAGACCGTGACGTTGGGCTCCCCGAACAGCACGCATTCCGCATCGCCGCGGGCCCGCCAGAACGGCGCGTCGTAGACCGCGATGGCCTTGTAGACCGTCCCCATGAAGGTGTTGCGCTGCAGGGTGATCCGCTCAGGAGGCAACGGCGGTTCGAACGTGATGCTCTTCGTCATCGGCGGCGGTACCGAGACGATGACCCGCTGCGCCGCCACCACCCCGGTGCTGGTGTCGAGCTCAACCCCGTCGGCGGTCTGACGGATGGCGGTGACGCGGCAGCTCGTCCGGACCCGCGCACCGAGTGCGGCGGCGAGTCGCTCAGCGAGCGTGCCCGCGCCCTCTGCCACGAGTGAATCCTGGGCTCCACCGCGGGTTTTCATCATGGTCCGGAGGCCGCCCTGATAGCGGACCAGCTCGAGAAAGGCCTGCACCGAAAGCTGTTCGGGTGCTGCGCACGACGTGGTCTCGACCAACACACCGAGCAGTCGACGCGCACGGTTGGACGGAATCCTGTTCAGCCACGACTGCACCGTCGCGGTATTCCACCGGCGCGGCACGGGAAGCCGACTGAGCAGTTCCGCCGCCGCCAGCGCCGCGTTGGCCGCGAGCATCGGCGGCGAGTTCGGCGGGACGGCCTGCGTGCCGTCGATGATCGCGGGCGCCTTCGGCGTGTGCATCTGGAAACGCGTCGCGCCCAGTTCGTCGACCAGTTGCTCAAACCTGTGGTGGCCCTTGCCGATCCACTGACCGCCGAGATCGAGGCGCGAACCTAGCGCGGAGGTCTCGGCCAGCGTCCGGCCTCCCACCCGATCCGCGGCCTCGAGCACCAGAATGTCGATACCCTGCTGTTCGAGGTCGCGCGCGGCGATCAGGCCGGAAATGCCGGCGCCGACGATCGCCACGGTGGTCTGCTGGGATTCGGTGTTCATGGTCAGGACCTCTCGGCCAGAACGGCGTCGGCGGCACGGTGGCCGGATCGAATCGCGCCGTCCATGTAGCCGTTCCAGACGTCGGAGGTCTCGGCACCTGCCCAGTGGATGCGGCCGACGGGCGCCGCCACGGCCTTGCCGTACTGCGTCCACACACCCGCAGCCAGCCGGCCGCCGTAGCAGCCCCGGCTGAATTCCTCAGCGGTCCAGTCCTGTTCGAGCACGTCGAACGGCTCGGCAGCCTGGGGACCGAAGTACTTGACCAGATTGCGGATGACGATGTCCCGGCGCTCCTCAGCGGTTAGTTCCGCGGCTCGGCGGGCGTGCGCGCCCTCCAGGAATCCGACCAGGACGCCGCAGGAGCCGTCGGCCGGCGAGTTGTCGAGCACGACATTGAACTCGTCGTCAAGGCTCATGACGAAGCCCGACAGGCCGGCCTGTCGCCAGAACGGCGTCGGATAACCGATATTGAACTTGATGACCGAGCCGGCGGGGAACTGCTGGGTCAGCGCATCCCGCGCGGCGGGCAGCGGTGGGCTGTAGCGCAGCCGACCGGCGAGGGTCTGCGGCACGGCGACCACCACATGGTCCGCCGCAATCTCTCCACCGTCGTACGTCACGGTGACTCCGGATGCGTCCTGGGCGATCCCGCTGACAAACATGTTGAGCCACAAAGCATCTCCGAGCTCGGCGGCCATGCGCTCGGAGATCTGGTGGGTGCCGCCGACCACGCGCGACTCCTGTGCGCCGCCGGCGGTAGAGATGAGCACCTGCAGGCTGGTTCCGGATTTGACGTAGAACAGGAAGTGCAGGAGCGACAGTTCCGGTGACTCCGCGGAGAACAGCGCGGGGACGATCAAGCGGAAGAACCGCAACGCCACGGCATCGGTGGTCTGGCCGACCAACCATTGGTCGAGCGTCTGGCGGTCCAGGTCGGTCGCACCGGCGGTGGTCCACGGCGAGGCGGTGTCGACGGTCTGCGCGAGCTGTTCGATCTCCAGCCAGAGCCGCCCCACCTCGGCGAGGGACGCCGGCGGCAGGCCGAACGACTCGTCGGCGTAGCGGTGGTTCTGCCCGTCATAGAGG encodes the following:
- a CDS encoding peroxidase family protein; translated protein: MNALAKTRDELREHNLYEAYGMRPSDDLGQPNDEVRRARQPDGTWNDLQDPHMGAKGTGFGRNVPLSMTVTDVKRLLKPDPRVISRKLMARDDFKPAGIINALAAAWLQFENHNWFFHGDGVPDKTIDIPLSADDHFPENPMKIRCTIPLRGEIADGCPAPVFANAETHWWDGSQVYGSGKERQSQVRTFVDGKVKVDPNGRLPESDIKGIDLTGMQENYWVGTGLLHTMFAREHNAVCDALKKAYPSFDDQRLFEIGVLVVSALIAKIHTVEWTPCVLRHPALQIGMNANWYGALGETFQEKFGRISDNEAISGIIGSPTDHHAAPFSLTEEFVSVYRMHPLIPDDWNFFSLESGEHLVKADFTQLQGAHTRGFMDKIQMGDMWYSFGLASAGAVCLHNYPNALRNLTRVDGQITDLATLDIVRDRERGVPRYNDFREALRMPRRKTIDDITPNKQWAREINEVYNGDVDAVDLQIGMQAEQPPKGFGFSDTAFRIFILMASRRLKSDRFFTNDFKPEVYTQVGFDWVNNNTMKDVMLRHYPELEPVIGDVERVFAPWPKLGAPVPGKKNPVVQLADSVRAYLPWG
- a CDS encoding acyl-CoA dehydrogenase, with the translated sequence MTTTAEHLRYALDGRWRDVKDRIREELSAELFKPHYTPDTAVARAKVTEQMKYMASRGAAEDAFAKGHGGNGDAGATIARIEMLAMSDLSLMVKAGVQWGLFGGAIDNLGTERHHEAYVRKAIDLDLVGCFGMTETGHGSDVQSLETTATYDPATGEFVIDSPTPTSRKDYIGGAAESAQVSAVFAQLITKGENHGVHCFVVPLRDEYGNDLPGIRTSDCHYKGGLPGVDNGRIQFDHVRIPRENLLNRYGDVAEDGTYSSPIDNPNRRFFTMLGTLIRGRVTVGGSAAAAARVALDIATRYALQRRQFEAPKTDDEVLIMDYLVHQRRLLPLIAKSYALQFAQNELVSDLHDLTEVDEPDGEVQRELEARAAGLKAAATWHATKAIQECREACGGAGYLAENRLIALKADTDVFTTFEGDNHVLTQLVAKHLLTEYADDIKGMSPFEWVKFATSTARERVRRSTGTETILQNLLDTRQDNEEEGSLFNRGTQAKMFEDRADYLLSTVARRLQANSKEMSPFEAFNSVQDHVLHAASAHIDRIVFESFAAGIDACTDPEAREIFGLLCDLYALSVIEEDKAWYIEHRFLSMDRAKAVTAGINDRCRKLRPYAEVLVDGFGIPEQLRYAEMLHPERIPEIR
- a CDS encoding AraC family transcriptional regulator translates to MATDPLDFIVALLQSRAVRSKIVAGGGHWSIRKSRYTDPSFCVMLEGACWFLPEGGDAIELREGDFLLLPETPSFVLASDPALPPADAPIDIDGDAAYGDSAPTMRMLGGYFQFDRANAELVARLLPPAILIRRGEPGASRLGRIVELIAEEAGAHNRCRDLILERLVEVLLIEAWRFETDHASVEQGLLGGLADPALSGVLRALHADLAGQWTVEKLARTAGMSRAVFAERFSRTVGIPPMQYLTEWRVARAKELLLGERPALSAIAGKVGYSSASAFSAAFARVVGCSPAEFAKRGDRGVG
- a CDS encoding flavin monoamine oxidase family protein, with product MNTESQQTTVAIVGAGISGLIAARDLEQQGIDILVLEAADRVGGRTLAETSALGSRLDLGGQWIGKGHHRFEQLVDELGATRFQMHTPKAPAIIDGTQAVPPNSPPMLAANAALAAAELLSRLPVPRRWNTATVQSWLNRIPSNRARRLLGVLVETTSCAAPEQLSVQAFLELVRYQGGLRTMMKTRGGAQDSLVAEGAGTLAERLAAALGARVRTSCRVTAIRQTADGVELDTSTGVVAAQRVIVSVPPPMTKSITFEPPLPPERITLQRNTFMGTVYKAIAVYDAPFWRARGDAECVLFGEPNVTVFDTSPPVGPGHLCMLVGGPAARALDDLDADSRRALLLRQLVQHLGDDVERPASWHEKSWHRDVFAGGGYSVLPVPGTRDGFYPVASTPTGRIHWAGTETATEHAGYIEGAIEAGNRAAHEVAKTITHGSQTKAH
- a CDS encoding cytochrome P450: MAEDFPHASIVEGVRFTAQIGVPNVLLGLFNKRELPTRIASGLGSDYLGYQLVEGMVRSYGPGPFYVRVVADEALLVHHPDDLKFVLGGSPDPFASDPKPKREGMAAFQPDALTISRGQPWEDRRRFAEAVLDTGHPVHRLAQAFVEKVGRTVEGLGSGELKWAEWNAAFQRLTRSVVFGDKAADDARLTSQLSELMSAGNGMPGEPAPGYPEFVGHIESYLKDPEPGSLAALIAETTPPETASPASQVIHWLFAMGDTLAANAFRTLAVLSTHSENLREVRAELASADINSGQGIASLKYLGGCLLDTMRLWPTTGLFGRVATRDIEFPSGAVLPEGKQVLIYNVFNHRNRDRIPYADRFSPGEWVSGDAGSDWSYNFFSHGPQGCPGAGLSVFLGQAFLAHVLNESGPVLRGATLNPQKSLPHSIDLYGISIER
- a CDS encoding SDR family oxidoreductase, with protein sequence MKTVMITGCSSGYGLEIARHFHAQGWNVVATMRTPRPELLPDSDRIRVLALDVTDPQSIAGAIAAAGPIDVLVNNAGVGVVGAFEATPMATTREVFETNTFGVIAMTQAVVRQFRERRSGVIVNVTSSTTLAPMPLAAVYTASKAAIEGFTGSLALELEFFGVAAKLVEPGYGPGTNFTANGASRMDGLLPPEYEEFAGPVMAAFGDVDVFTTASDVAEVVYQAATDTSGRLRFAAGPDALALVAAQSE
- a CDS encoding flavin monoamine oxidase family protein, encoding MDRVDVVIVGAGLAGLSAARRLTRAGKTVVVLEARDRVAGRNLGGTLSNGVPVEMGGQWVGPTQDAVLALIDELGLETFASYDEGDAITLYDGQNHRYADESFGLPPASLAEVGRLWLEIEQLAQTVDTASPWTTAGATDLDRQTLDQWLVGQTTDAVALRFFRLIVPALFSAESPELSLLHFLFYVKSGTSLQVLISTAGGAQESRVVGGTHQISERMAAELGDALWLNMFVSGIAQDASGVTVTYDGGEIAADHVVVAVPQTLAGRLRYSPPLPAARDALTQQFPAGSVIKFNIGYPTPFWRQAGLSGFVMSLDDEFNVVLDNSPADGSCGVLVGFLEGAHARRAAELTAEERRDIVIRNLVKYFGPQAAEPFDVLEQDWTAEEFSRGCYGGRLAAGVWTQYGKAVAAPVGRIHWAGAETSDVWNGYMDGAIRSGHRAADAVLAERS
- a CDS encoding TetR/AcrR family transcriptional regulator, coding for MDTASSRVAGRLSGPRGQKFAARRQALAAQATSGLAELGFARASMRELAQHCEISLGVLHYYFDDKDDLVMCCVRQYKDHFIDRYNSIVIDGSSGPELKTRISGALSNSLRESAVMHRLWYDLRTQALFDDRFAVSINEIDDSLAALTWKAVIAYAELTESAVIVTPAIVYATADGLFHRALRDLITGNTEAPQRLAHEIEAALDDFVGPPA